From a single Kitasatospora azatica KCTC 9699 genomic region:
- a CDS encoding PDR/VanB family oxidoreductase, whose amino-acid sequence MIAASARLSPGTPPADAPETERTLLLEGVEMLADGVRGLTLRSVDGSPLPRWEPGAHVDLLLEPDGQAQPAMVRQYSLCGDPADRDRWRIAVLREPAGRGGSAYLHERVAPGTSVRVRGPRNHFALVDSPRYLFIAGGIGITPILPMLAAAEAAGAQWRLLYGGRRLDSMAFLDELAGHGSKVDVCPEDEHGLLDLGSFLRPPRPGTAVYCCGPEPLLAAVQERCSDWPAGSLHLERFHAVAADPAAPSAGEFEVELRQSGLTVQVKADRSVLESIEDAGVYGIYSCREGTCGSCETPVLEGTPDHRDSLLTDEERSAGDTMMICVSRSRTPRLVLDL is encoded by the coding sequence ATGATCGCGGCCAGTGCACGGCTCTCGCCCGGAACGCCTCCTGCCGACGCGCCGGAGACCGAGCGGACCCTTCTCCTGGAGGGTGTGGAGATGCTCGCCGACGGCGTGCGAGGGCTCACCCTCCGTTCCGTGGACGGAAGTCCGCTGCCGCGTTGGGAGCCGGGCGCCCATGTGGACCTGCTGCTGGAGCCGGACGGCCAGGCCCAGCCGGCCATGGTCCGCCAGTACTCGCTCTGCGGAGACCCGGCGGACCGGGACCGATGGCGCATCGCCGTGCTCCGTGAGCCCGCAGGTCGCGGCGGATCGGCGTACCTCCACGAGCGGGTCGCCCCCGGCACCTCCGTGCGGGTCCGCGGACCGCGCAACCACTTCGCTCTGGTGGACTCGCCCCGCTACCTCTTCATCGCCGGAGGTATCGGCATCACGCCCATACTGCCCATGCTCGCGGCCGCCGAGGCCGCAGGAGCGCAGTGGCGCCTGCTCTACGGTGGCCGGCGGCTGGACTCCATGGCCTTCCTGGACGAACTCGCAGGCCACGGGAGCAAAGTGGACGTCTGCCCGGAGGACGAGCACGGCCTGCTGGATCTCGGCTCCTTCCTGCGCCCGCCCCGGCCCGGCACCGCGGTCTACTGCTGCGGCCCCGAGCCCCTCCTCGCCGCCGTCCAGGAGCGGTGCTCGGACTGGCCTGCCGGCAGCCTCCACCTCGAACGGTTCCACGCGGTGGCGGCGGACCCGGCTGCGCCGTCTGCGGGCGAGTTCGAGGTGGAACTGCGCCAGTCCGGCCTGACCGTCCAGGTGAAGGCTGACCGCTCGGTCCTGGAATCGATCGAGGACGCGGGCGTCTACGGCATCTACTCCTGCCGCGAAGGCACGTGCGGCAGCTGCGAGACACCGGTCCTGGAGGGCACGCCGGACCACCGCGACAGCCTGCTCACCGACGAGGAACGCTCGGCCGGCGACACCATGATGATATGCGTGTCCCGCTCCCGCACCCCGCGGCTGGTGCTGGACCTCTGA
- a CDS encoding AfsR/SARP family transcriptional regulator produces the protein MSDTPYAVRPAGDGKPTGVTFRVLGPVSMTPRSPTAPKVRVLLAVLLLRANEVVPTDNLIDEIWGIAPPRTVVTTLQVYVSQLRKLLLATGSPTAPGRDARLDTVPPGYRLHVDEADLDQNRFEYLRRRGQEAYEQGEFSTAARLLREGLGLWTGPALSGVPQGPMLSAAAVSLEELRISTLERRIAADLRLGRHRELIGELLALVGEHPYRETLYEYLMLALYRSERQSDALHAFGRARKSLVDEVGVEPGAALRSLHERILRSDPELGWEGPAVTDRVAAPVVWLPSAASDFTGREDSLATAAELIQEVTEHRPSPVLAIGGPAGVGKTAFAVELARRSADVFPHGRVLVSLRGPLGEPLDPARTLTELLRRLDRTGAVPARRSGVSTDLRELGQALYRAQQGRRLLIVLDDAVSEEQVRPVLEFMPDALVVVTGRRTLAGLGGARHLTLDALRPAQAQDLLVKIAGGRMADDPSAAGEIARLCGCLPLALRVAGATLTARPHWSAAVLAARLADESAGLDPFAIGDLDVRASLLVGYREIGAAERRAFRLLAPASESGFATWAVAALLDVPSAAAEQAAERLVEARLLAVRRAPDGTPRYSQNRLLRALAREQLATEEPAGARRLATERLCTAYLALARHADWLLTPGRPRSLQQAEQADEAAIIGDAPLHWFQEELDGLVDAVRQAHAAGLWHLVWELAEALAGYFEAASLWGPWAVTHELALDAARQADRPAARAGVLHSLGNLAWQQRRTRQAREYHETARTIFFELSDPDGEARCLVGEADVALSEGEVEHAAKLYTRASDLHRWQEDTRGQADVQRGLALVALLHGRTEDALRGFADFVEAAERLGDRRWTRFGRRSTERILERSVDSQRGGHPQALPAVEARPGIWLFP, from the coding sequence GTGTCCGACACACCGTACGCCGTCCGCCCGGCAGGGGACGGGAAGCCCACGGGCGTGACGTTCAGGGTCCTCGGCCCGGTCAGCATGACGCCGCGTTCGCCCACGGCACCGAAGGTCCGTGTCCTTCTCGCGGTCCTGCTGCTCAGGGCCAACGAGGTGGTCCCCACGGACAACCTTATCGACGAGATCTGGGGCATCGCCCCGCCACGGACCGTGGTGACCACCCTCCAGGTCTATGTCTCGCAACTGCGCAAGCTGCTGCTGGCAACGGGATCCCCGACCGCGCCCGGCCGCGACGCGCGGCTGGACACCGTGCCTCCCGGCTACCGGCTCCACGTGGACGAGGCCGACCTCGACCAGAACCGGTTCGAGTACCTGCGCCGTCGGGGTCAGGAGGCCTACGAGCAAGGGGAGTTCAGCACAGCCGCCCGCCTGCTGCGGGAGGGCCTGGGCCTGTGGACCGGCCCTGCGCTGTCCGGCGTCCCGCAGGGGCCGATGCTCTCGGCCGCCGCTGTGAGCCTGGAGGAACTCCGGATCAGCACCCTGGAACGGCGAATCGCGGCGGATCTGCGATTAGGACGGCACCGGGAACTGATAGGCGAGCTGCTGGCCCTGGTCGGCGAACATCCCTATCGGGAGACCCTGTACGAGTATCTGATGCTGGCCCTCTACCGGTCGGAGCGGCAGTCCGACGCGCTCCACGCGTTCGGGCGGGCTCGGAAGTCCTTGGTGGACGAAGTGGGGGTGGAGCCCGGAGCGGCACTGCGCAGTCTGCACGAGCGCATCCTGCGTTCCGATCCGGAGCTCGGCTGGGAGGGGCCCGCGGTCACCGATCGTGTCGCCGCTCCCGTGGTGTGGCTCCCGTCGGCCGCTTCCGATTTCACCGGGCGCGAGGACTCGCTCGCCACAGCCGCCGAGCTGATCCAGGAGGTGACGGAGCACCGGCCGTCGCCGGTGCTGGCAATCGGCGGGCCTGCGGGCGTCGGCAAGACCGCCTTCGCGGTGGAGCTGGCCCGGCGCAGCGCCGACGTGTTCCCGCACGGGAGGGTGCTCGTGTCCCTGCGCGGGCCGCTGGGCGAGCCGCTGGACCCTGCCCGGACTCTGACCGAGTTGCTCCGGCGTCTCGACCGGACGGGCGCGGTGCCCGCGCGCCGATCCGGCGTCTCCACCGACCTCCGCGAGCTCGGACAGGCCCTCTACCGGGCCCAGCAGGGCCGAAGGCTGCTGATCGTCCTCGATGACGCGGTGTCCGAGGAACAGGTCCGCCCGGTCCTCGAATTCATGCCGGACGCCCTGGTCGTGGTCACGGGCCGACGCACCCTGGCGGGCCTCGGCGGGGCACGGCACCTGACGCTTGACGCGCTTCGACCTGCGCAGGCCCAGGACCTGCTGGTCAAGATCGCCGGGGGCAGGATGGCGGACGATCCGTCAGCAGCCGGGGAAATCGCCCGACTCTGTGGCTGTCTTCCGCTCGCCCTGCGCGTGGCCGGCGCCACGCTGACGGCGCGGCCGCACTGGTCCGCCGCGGTGCTGGCGGCGCGGCTGGCCGACGAGAGTGCCGGCCTGGACCCCTTCGCCATCGGGGATCTGGATGTGCGCGCCAGCCTGCTGGTGGGGTACCGCGAGATCGGCGCGGCGGAGCGCCGGGCCTTCCGCCTGCTGGCGCCGGCTTCCGAGTCCGGTTTCGCCACGTGGGCGGTGGCGGCCTTGCTCGACGTCCCGTCGGCCGCTGCCGAGCAGGCTGCCGAGCGTTTGGTGGAAGCCCGGCTCCTGGCTGTGCGCAGGGCCCCGGACGGTACGCCGCGCTACAGCCAGAACCGGCTGCTGCGGGCTCTTGCGAGGGAGCAGCTCGCTACGGAAGAGCCGGCCGGGGCCCGCCGGTTGGCGACCGAGCGGCTCTGCACCGCCTACCTGGCGCTCGCACGGCACGCCGACTGGCTGCTCACGCCCGGACGCCCACGCTCTCTCCAACAGGCGGAGCAGGCGGACGAGGCGGCGATCATCGGGGACGCGCCCCTGCACTGGTTCCAGGAGGAGCTGGACGGACTCGTCGACGCCGTGCGCCAGGCCCACGCCGCAGGGCTGTGGCACCTGGTGTGGGAGCTCGCGGAGGCACTGGCGGGCTACTTCGAGGCCGCTTCCCTGTGGGGACCGTGGGCTGTGACGCACGAGCTGGCCCTGGACGCGGCGCGTCAGGCGGACCGACCTGCGGCGAGGGCCGGGGTGCTGCATTCACTGGGAAATCTGGCCTGGCAGCAGCGGCGTACCCGGCAGGCCCGGGAGTACCACGAGACTGCCCGCACGATCTTCTTCGAACTGTCGGATCCCGACGGGGAGGCCCGCTGCCTGGTGGGCGAGGCGGACGTGGCACTGAGCGAGGGGGAGGTGGAGCACGCGGCGAAACTGTACACCCGGGCCTCGGACCTGCACCGCTGGCAGGAGGACACGCGCGGCCAGGCGGACGTCCAGCGCGGCCTCGCCCTGGTCGCGCTCCTTCACGGCCGCACAGAAGACGCCCTGCGGGGTTTCGCGGACTTCGTCGAGGCCGCTGAGCGGCTGGGCGACCGGCGGTGGACCCGGTTCGGACGTCGCAGCACCGAACGGATCCTGGAGCGATCGGTGGACTCGCAGCGCGGTGGGCACCCGCAGGCGCTCCCTGCTGTGGAAGCCAGGCCCGGCATTTGGCTGTTCCCGTGA
- a CDS encoding DHA2 family efflux MFS transporter permease subunit — protein sequence MKTDPAGADSGSAALPVDPRRWWILGVISFAQFITAIDSSVVNVMGPTLKEAIGLSTTGLQWVMNIYVLLFGGLLLLGGRLSDILGRKQVFLVGLLVFTAASFAAGLAHSETQLLLARAAQGIAAAALSPASLSILVTSFPDPEERSKAFGVWGAVIGIGASIGTIIGGAIVNSDWRWAFWINVPVGVLVAVGTYLLVRTGVRTAQRPPTDLAGAFTVTGGTMLLVYGIVTSNTHGWISVQTLGSFAGALVLLAAFVAVERRSPAPLVPLRLFRIRSVVAGALGEFLTASVMMPIFFLLPLYLQEVLGYSPLRTGLAWLPTSLGLMICAPIASNLITRTGPRAMYLVGTLFVGGALAVAIGVPQHTSYTGFMLPLAALFGVGLVLCLIATPVVGTAHATEEDAGTTSALLNASTQIGGALGIAIGVTVLNNRVTHDVAGGTAPQAALVHGLSAAFAALLVMLVLSMVNGVIGFRGLGTPKGEMSPQPESPEPSPVAV from the coding sequence ATGAAGACCGATCCCGCCGGGGCCGACTCCGGCTCCGCTGCCCTCCCGGTGGATCCCAGACGCTGGTGGATCCTCGGCGTCATATCCTTCGCCCAGTTCATCACCGCCATCGACTCGTCCGTCGTCAATGTGATGGGTCCGACGTTGAAGGAGGCCATCGGCCTCTCGACCACCGGCCTGCAGTGGGTCATGAACATCTACGTCCTGCTGTTCGGCGGCCTGCTGCTGCTCGGCGGCCGCCTTTCCGACATCCTCGGTCGCAAGCAGGTCTTCCTCGTCGGTCTGCTGGTGTTCACCGCGGCTTCCTTCGCGGCGGGCCTCGCCCACAGCGAGACCCAGCTGCTGCTCGCCCGCGCCGCGCAGGGCATCGCCGCCGCGGCCCTGTCCCCGGCGTCGCTGTCCATCCTGGTGACCTCCTTCCCCGATCCCGAGGAGCGGAGCAAGGCGTTCGGGGTCTGGGGGGCGGTGATCGGCATCGGTGCCAGCATCGGCACCATCATCGGCGGCGCCATCGTCAACTCGGACTGGCGCTGGGCGTTCTGGATCAATGTCCCGGTGGGTGTCCTGGTCGCCGTCGGCACCTACCTCCTGGTGCGCACCGGGGTGCGGACCGCCCAGCGCCCGCCGACCGACCTGGCCGGCGCCTTCACCGTGACCGGCGGGACCATGCTGCTGGTCTACGGGATCGTCACCAGCAACACCCACGGCTGGATCTCCGTGCAGACGCTGGGTTCCTTCGCCGGTGCGCTGGTCCTGCTGGCCGCCTTCGTGGCCGTGGAGCGCCGCAGCCCGGCTCCGCTGGTGCCGCTGCGCCTCTTCCGAATCCGCTCGGTGGTGGCCGGCGCCCTCGGTGAGTTCCTCACCGCGTCGGTGATGATGCCGATCTTCTTCCTGCTCCCGCTGTACCTGCAGGAGGTGCTGGGCTACAGCCCCCTGCGAACCGGGCTCGCATGGCTGCCGACCAGCCTCGGCCTGATGATCTGTGCCCCGATCGCTTCGAACCTCATCACCAGGACCGGCCCCCGCGCCATGTACCTGGTCGGCACCCTGTTCGTGGGCGGTGCTCTGGCCGTGGCCATCGGAGTCCCGCAGCACACCTCCTACACCGGGTTCATGCTGCCGTTGGCCGCTCTGTTCGGCGTCGGCCTGGTGCTGTGCCTGATCGCCACTCCGGTGGTCGGCACCGCCCACGCCACCGAGGAGGACGCGGGGACCACCTCCGCGTTGCTCAACGCGTCCACCCAGATCGGCGGCGCACTCGGCATCGCCATCGGGGTCACGGTGCTCAACAACCGGGTGACCCACGATGTCGCCGGGGGCACGGCGCCGCAGGCCGCACTGGTCCACGGGCTCAGCGCGGCCTTCGCAGCGCTGCTGGTGATGCTTGTGCTCAGCATGGTGAACGGCGTGATCGGATTCCGCGGACTGGGCACCCCGAAGGGCGAGATGAGCCCGCAGCCGGAGAGCCCGGAGCCGAGCCCGGTGGCCGTCTAG
- a CDS encoding YrdB family protein, with translation MGFQPAGLAIRFLLELSALASFGYWAWESWPSSLRWVGVVAAPLLAAVLWGVFATPGDPSRSGGTVIATPGALRLVLELAVFFGAAYAVYSTGARTAGIALVVVLVIYHLAAIDRVMWLLRH, from the coding sequence ATGGGGTTTCAACCGGCCGGCCTGGCCATCCGGTTCCTGCTCGAACTGTCGGCGCTCGCCTCGTTCGGCTACTGGGCATGGGAGTCGTGGCCGTCCAGCCTCCGCTGGGTCGGCGTCGTTGCCGCACCGCTGCTCGCCGCCGTTCTGTGGGGAGTCTTCGCCACCCCGGGCGATCCCTCCCGCTCGGGGGGCACCGTGATCGCGACCCCTGGTGCGCTGCGGCTCGTTCTGGAACTGGCCGTTTTCTTCGGTGCCGCCTACGCCGTGTACAGCACCGGGGCCCGGACGGCGGGAATCGCCCTCGTCGTGGTCCTGGTCATCTATCACCTGGCCGCCATCGACCGGGTGATGTGGCTCCTCAGGCACTGA
- a CDS encoding thioesterase II family protein, translated as MTRYLSGHAGPAPEAGGRLRLFCFPYAGGGASIYSGWQHRLGSRVQVMPVQLPGREGRSAEPRFTDLESLVDDLDDELGPALEQPHAFFGHSMGALIAFALTQRRHVRGAQLPRCLLLSAYRAPHLPAPQQVAADADESELLESLISLGGIPPIMLDHPEWLSALLPVTRDDLRLCASPGPGPDARVPVPIHAFAGLHDSLVSPAEVRGWSRYSADGFSMRTLPGGHFFLRDRNHPLFAELSQLLASLSLSPTTAVPA; from the coding sequence ATGACACGCTATCTGTCGGGTCACGCAGGACCAGCGCCGGAGGCCGGGGGCCGACTGCGCCTGTTCTGCTTCCCGTACGCGGGCGGCGGTGCCTCGATCTACTCGGGCTGGCAGCATCGCCTCGGTTCGCGCGTGCAGGTGATGCCGGTTCAGCTGCCGGGCCGTGAGGGCCGCTCGGCGGAGCCCAGGTTCACCGATCTCGAATCGCTCGTCGACGACCTCGACGACGAACTCGGTCCGGCCCTGGAGCAACCGCACGCCTTCTTCGGCCACAGCATGGGCGCGCTGATCGCCTTCGCTCTGACCCAGCGCCGACACGTCAGGGGAGCGCAACTACCGCGCTGCCTCCTGCTCAGCGCCTACCGCGCCCCGCACTTGCCGGCACCGCAGCAGGTGGCGGCCGACGCCGACGAGAGCGAGCTTCTGGAGAGCCTGATCAGCCTCGGCGGCATCCCGCCGATCATGCTCGACCACCCCGAGTGGCTGTCGGCGCTGCTGCCGGTGACCAGGGACGACCTGCGGCTGTGCGCCAGCCCGGGCCCGGGACCGGACGCACGGGTACCGGTGCCCATCCACGCCTTCGCCGGTCTCCACGACTCCCTGGTGTCACCGGCGGAGGTACGGGGATGGAGCCGCTACTCCGCCGACGGCTTCAGCATGCGGACCCTGCCCGGCGGCCACTTCTTCCTACGCGACCGGAATCATCCGCTCTTCGCCGAGCTCTCCCAACTGCTGGCCTCCCTGTCACTGTCGCCGACCACGGCGGTTCCGGCCTGA
- a CDS encoding AfsR/SARP family transcriptional regulator: MSAGPEKPRSTFKILGSPEGWSAGARLHLGGPTQERVLVTLLLEPNRVVPLPRLVEAAWDETPPATAPHQIRKIIADLRRRLPDGAAVIRTDSSGYRAAVADDQLDLTLFTVRLHRAKQAVAAGLRSDAADQLRAALDLWRGPIMAGAGGAVIGAASAALQERRLTAAEQLIDIRLDLGEAADVVWDIQQLVREHPLCERLRARLMLALYRSGRPADALEEYSKVRKLLVEELGVDPGGELVSLHQRILRNSPELAAPPRADAAPSPVPTARVSPCSLPYDLPNFVGREEALRQLTESATISADRGTKIITIEGMGGSGKTALAVRAAHALAERYPDGQLAVDLRGFTPGQEPLEPEVVLDVLLRTMGVPGDRIPDGLLGRISLWRVTTAQRRLLILLDNAVNSAQVRPLLPSSPGCLVLVTSRVRMTDIDGSDAFPIGLLSPQESADLLERTLGADRVCAEPDAARELAQLCGYLPLGLQISVGRLINRPRWTIRYLVDRMRSETSRLEELSAGDRSVAVSLRLSYLAMEPCHQAAFRLLSIHPGQEVDVWTAAALLGVSADEAEESLEHLLDIHLIGQPEVGRYVFHDLVRSYAQSLRDEYPGTADETGAAVLRLMDYYARAVEAASETLYPGRVRFDTGLPRGTAELPGLGTVEAALFWFEQERRNLLSAVRLAQRSGLHRYAAWLPRNLGRYLQSQGHLTDSLDVGRIGVEAARMAGEPLLLRVALTNLSVALWYLCRFREGVEYLDQALELAVEIGDRRGEAVCLRGLGTFHNSLGDYAEGLRCLQLALSMHQELESPREAAETLVSISSATVVLGRYAEASVAASRSLVLNQQLGELHGQIRSLVNEANARLGLGESEAALMHLARAHELCRRLGTQSCTALVLVQLADAYRQVGRYSEAYETGSRALDLIWTAHSPASMSTVENVLGRIENARGEQAKALRRHQRAHRLASDIEFRLGMAEALEGMAAASAGLGDSAQAAKHSAAADELFALMGVPEHRRRPFRGLRRGMVSEAPGLDAPSCSIPGM, encoded by the coding sequence ATGAGCGCTGGGCCCGAGAAGCCACGATCCACTTTCAAGATTCTGGGCTCGCCGGAGGGTTGGTCGGCAGGGGCACGACTGCATCTCGGCGGCCCGACCCAGGAGCGGGTACTGGTCACGCTGCTCCTGGAACCAAACCGAGTCGTCCCGCTGCCCCGACTGGTGGAGGCCGCCTGGGACGAGACGCCGCCCGCCACGGCTCCCCACCAGATTCGCAAGATCATCGCGGACCTGCGGAGGCGCCTTCCGGACGGAGCCGCCGTCATCCGGACCGACAGCTCCGGATACCGTGCTGCGGTAGCGGACGACCAGCTCGACCTGACCCTGTTCACCGTCCGACTGCACCGGGCCAAGCAGGCTGTCGCGGCCGGGCTTCGATCCGATGCCGCAGACCAGCTGCGCGCGGCACTGGACCTCTGGCGGGGCCCGATCATGGCGGGGGCCGGCGGTGCGGTGATCGGTGCTGCCTCGGCAGCCTTGCAGGAGCGGCGGCTTACCGCCGCCGAGCAGCTCATCGACATCAGGCTCGACTTGGGCGAAGCGGCCGACGTTGTCTGGGACATCCAGCAGCTGGTGCGGGAGCATCCCCTGTGTGAGCGGTTACGCGCCCGGCTGATGCTCGCCCTCTACCGGTCCGGTCGGCCGGCGGATGCACTGGAGGAGTACAGCAAGGTCAGGAAGCTGCTCGTCGAAGAACTGGGCGTCGATCCCGGCGGCGAGCTGGTCAGCCTCCATCAGCGCATCCTGCGCAACAGCCCGGAGCTGGCCGCCCCGCCACGGGCGGATGCCGCGCCGTCGCCGGTCCCCACCGCACGGGTGTCGCCGTGCTCGCTGCCCTACGACCTGCCGAACTTCGTCGGCCGAGAGGAGGCGCTGCGACAGTTGACCGAGAGCGCGACGATTTCCGCCGACCGAGGCACGAAGATCATCACTATTGAGGGCATGGGCGGGAGCGGCAAGACGGCACTCGCCGTGCGGGCGGCGCACGCACTCGCTGAGCGGTACCCGGACGGCCAACTGGCGGTCGACCTTCGTGGTTTCACCCCGGGGCAGGAACCCCTGGAACCGGAGGTCGTCCTGGACGTCCTGCTGCGGACGATGGGGGTGCCCGGCGACCGCATACCCGACGGCCTGCTCGGCCGGATCTCCTTGTGGCGGGTGACCACGGCGCAGCGTCGGCTCCTGATCCTCCTCGACAACGCGGTGAACTCCGCCCAGGTACGGCCACTGCTCCCCTCCTCCCCCGGCTGTCTGGTACTGGTCACCAGCCGGGTCCGCATGACGGACATCGACGGTTCGGACGCCTTTCCCATCGGGCTGCTGTCGCCTCAGGAGAGTGCGGACCTGCTGGAGCGAACGCTCGGGGCCGATCGGGTCTGCGCCGAACCGGATGCGGCCCGCGAACTGGCCCAGTTGTGCGGGTATCTGCCGCTGGGGCTGCAGATCTCCGTAGGGCGGTTGATCAACAGGCCCCGCTGGACGATCCGCTACCTGGTCGACCGGATGCGGAGCGAGACCAGCAGGCTCGAGGAGTTGAGCGCCGGCGACCGGAGCGTGGCGGTCAGTCTGAGGCTCTCCTATCTGGCGATGGAGCCGTGCCATCAGGCCGCCTTCCGGCTTCTGAGCATCCATCCAGGCCAGGAGGTCGATGTCTGGACAGCCGCGGCCCTGCTCGGTGTGTCCGCGGACGAGGCCGAGGAGTCTCTGGAGCACCTGCTGGACATCCATCTGATCGGGCAGCCCGAGGTCGGCCGGTACGTGTTCCACGACCTGGTCCGCAGCTACGCGCAGAGCTTGCGGGACGAGTACCCGGGCACGGCGGACGAGACCGGGGCGGCCGTGCTACGCCTCATGGACTACTACGCACGGGCGGTCGAGGCGGCATCGGAAACCCTGTACCCCGGTCGGGTGCGCTTCGACACGGGTCTACCGCGCGGGACGGCCGAGCTGCCCGGTCTGGGTACCGTCGAAGCGGCCCTGTTCTGGTTCGAGCAGGAACGGAGGAACCTGCTCTCGGCCGTCCGGCTCGCCCAGCGGAGCGGGCTGCACCGCTACGCAGCCTGGTTACCGCGCAACCTCGGACGGTACCTGCAGAGCCAGGGACACCTGACGGACAGTCTGGACGTCGGCCGAATCGGTGTCGAGGCGGCCCGCATGGCGGGGGAACCGCTGCTGCTGCGAGTGGCTCTCACCAACCTGTCCGTGGCCCTGTGGTACCTGTGCAGGTTCCGGGAAGGCGTCGAATACCTGGACCAGGCACTGGAACTGGCAGTTGAGATCGGTGACCGCCGTGGTGAAGCGGTGTGCCTGCGCGGGCTGGGGACATTCCACAACAGCCTCGGCGACTATGCCGAGGGCCTTCGCTGCCTGCAACTGGCGCTGTCCATGCACCAGGAGCTCGAGAGCCCGCGTGAGGCGGCTGAGACACTCGTCAGCATCAGCTCCGCGACCGTCGTGCTCGGCCGCTACGCCGAGGCCTCCGTCGCGGCGAGCCGCTCGCTCGTGCTCAACCAGCAGCTCGGCGAACTCCACGGCCAAATCCGAAGCCTGGTCAACGAGGCGAACGCGCGTCTTGGACTCGGCGAGAGCGAAGCGGCTCTGATGCATCTGGCCCGGGCGCACGAGTTGTGCCGACGTCTGGGCACGCAGAGCTGCACAGCCCTGGTACTGGTCCAGCTCGCCGACGCCTACCGACAGGTCGGCCGCTATTCGGAGGCGTACGAGACCGGGTCTCGCGCGCTGGACCTGATCTGGACCGCACATTCGCCGGCTTCGATGTCCACCGTTGAGAACGTGCTCGGCCGCATCGAGAACGCCCGTGGAGAGCAGGCAAAGGCGCTGCGAAGACATCAGCGCGCGCACCGGCTGGCCTCGGACATAGAGTTCCGCCTCGGCATGGCCGAGGCGCTCGAAGGAATGGCCGCCGCGTCCGCAGGACTGGGTGATTCCGCGCAGGCGGCGAAGCACTCGGCCGCGGCGGACGAGCTCTTCGCCCTCATGGGGGTCCCGGAGCACCGCCGTCGCCCGTTCCGAGGTCTTCGACGCGGGATGGTATCCGAGGCACCAGGGCTTGATGCCCCATCATGTTCAATACCCGGCATGTGA
- a CDS encoding FAD-dependent oxidoreductase: MTTALTTQVCVVGGGPAGLALALELARRSCEVVVVEQSPHFERSFRGESISPDSVWLLDRLGILDAVRASTLRTERMEISDGGRVVLAGEFSSFDRPNPYPMELPQPPLLTALAEEGARNPGFTLLRRTAATGLLREGGRVTGVACTGPDGPLEINAALVVGADGRFSKIRELSGLTYQKRPLERDFIWFKVPLPQSWDPHTYRVRISGDRHALFIPSFPDLVRVGFNIPKDGLRELRQLGIGALHERIDELAPELSDSVRAEVKKWSDTSMLEIFTAVVPEWSMPGLVLIGDAAHTLTPILGQGVNHAIIDAVTLAPLVASALQAADPGPALDAAGAELQRLREPSVAVARALQLRQERAFALSGRAGVTLRRAVYRVVNTNNFLKQKILGGVYYQLQDAVQSGRQRLDLAPHVPAQR, translated from the coding sequence ATGACAACTGCACTGACCACGCAGGTCTGCGTGGTGGGAGGCGGGCCTGCCGGACTCGCTCTCGCCTTGGAACTCGCAAGGCGCTCGTGCGAGGTGGTGGTCGTCGAACAGAGCCCGCACTTCGAGCGCTCGTTCCGCGGCGAGTCGATCTCGCCCGACTCCGTCTGGCTGCTGGACCGGCTCGGCATACTGGACGCGGTCAGGGCCAGCACCCTGCGCACCGAGCGCATGGAGATCTCGGACGGCGGCAGGGTCGTCCTCGCCGGGGAGTTCTCGTCCTTCGACCGCCCCAACCCCTATCCCATGGAACTCCCGCAGCCGCCGCTGCTGACCGCGCTCGCCGAGGAGGGCGCGCGGAACCCCGGCTTCACGCTGCTGCGACGTACCGCCGCCACCGGACTGCTGCGCGAGGGCGGCAGGGTGACCGGCGTGGCCTGCACCGGTCCCGACGGACCGCTGGAGATCAACGCCGCGTTGGTGGTCGGTGCGGACGGCCGGTTCAGCAAGATCCGCGAGCTGTCTGGGCTGACCTACCAGAAACGCCCCCTGGAACGGGACTTCATCTGGTTCAAGGTCCCTCTGCCACAGAGCTGGGACCCGCACACCTACCGGGTGCGCATCAGCGGCGACCGGCACGCCCTGTTCATCCCCAGCTTCCCGGATCTGGTCCGGGTGGGCTTCAACATCCCCAAGGACGGCCTGCGGGAGCTGCGGCAGCTCGGCATCGGAGCACTCCACGAGCGCATCGACGAACTCGCCCCGGAGCTCTCCGACTCGGTCCGCGCGGAGGTGAAGAAGTGGTCCGACACGTCGATGCTGGAGATCTTCACCGCAGTGGTGCCGGAGTGGTCGATGCCGGGACTGGTGCTGATCGGCGACGCCGCTCACACCCTGACCCCGATCCTCGGGCAGGGCGTCAACCACGCGATCATCGACGCGGTCACGCTGGCACCGCTGGTCGCGTCCGCCCTCCAGGCGGCGGACCCCGGCCCCGCGCTGGATGCGGCAGGAGCGGAGCTGCAACGCCTGCGGGAGCCGTCCGTCGCCGTGGCGCGCGCTCTCCAACTGCGACAGGAACGAGCGTTCGCGCTCTCCGGGCGCGCCGGTGTGACGCTGCGACGCGCGGTCTACCGGGTCGTGAACACCAACAACTTCCTCAAGCAGAAGATCCTCGGCGGCGTCTACTACCAGCTGCAGGACGCCGTGCAGAGCGGACGACAGCGGTTGGACCTGGCACCGCACGTCCCAGCACAGCGCTGA